The Vibrio agarivorans genome window below encodes:
- a CDS encoding TfoX/Sxy family DNA transformation protein — MTEQLFLNYVSKFGKFQKRSMFGGVGMFKQEAMFCQFISGKFYLRGGGELDDRLTALHCEKYRHVKKQTTATVNYYDVTELYSYGSPKLDTLMRLSIALAVEQRTKKKSNLNRRLRDLPNMQLTLERMVKKSGIEDVQTFMELGADQVFEKVKSTYGNDVDDKLRWKFAGAIQGIHWKLLKEPNKRGLSLSAL, encoded by the coding sequence ATGACAGAGCAATTATTTTTAAATTATGTAAGCAAGTTCGGAAAATTTCAAAAGCGCTCGATGTTTGGTGGTGTGGGAATGTTCAAACAAGAAGCGATGTTTTGCCAATTCATCTCGGGTAAATTTTATTTGCGAGGTGGAGGAGAGTTGGACGACAGACTGACGGCACTTCACTGTGAGAAATATCGGCATGTGAAAAAACAAACAACGGCAACGGTGAATTACTATGACGTTACAGAGTTATACAGTTACGGTAGTCCTAAACTTGATACATTGATGCGACTCTCAATTGCTTTAGCGGTAGAGCAGCGGACCAAGAAGAAATCAAATTTAAACCGACGATTACGTGACTTACCGAATATGCAACTCACTTTAGAGCGTATGGTGAAAAAATCCGGTATTGAAGATGTACAAACCTTCATGGAGCTCGGTGCAGACCAAGTTTTTGAAAAGGTAAAAAGTACCTACGGCAATGATGTTGATGACAAACTTCGATGGAAGTTTGCGGGCGCAATTCAAGGTATTCACTGGAAGTTGCTTAAGGAGCCTAATAAGCGCGGTCTCAGTTTGTCAGCATTATAA